Proteins co-encoded in one Flavobacterium sp. M31R6 genomic window:
- a CDS encoding M15 family metallopeptidase, whose product MTSYFKPLFFFLFLLNLLKCNSQTITNASATIVAINDTTFVNLKDFSQDFMYDMRYATDDNFLKSKVYDCAECYLRYKTVKELILANKRFMKKGFKIKLFDCYRPLDIQKRMWAIVPDPTYVANPSKGSIHNRGGAVDITLVNFEGKELDMGTSFDFFGKEASHDYRGFSKEILNNRNLLRKVMVKEHFNSFDSEWWHYNLKAGLNDRVSNFKWDCN is encoded by the coding sequence ATGACTTCTTATTTCAAGCCTCTATTCTTTTTTCTTTTTCTACTAAACCTACTTAAATGTAATTCACAAACTATTACAAATGCATCAGCGACTATAGTTGCAATCAATGATACCACTTTTGTTAATTTAAAAGACTTCAGTCAAGATTTCATGTATGATATGAGGTACGCTACAGATGACAATTTTTTGAAATCTAAAGTATATGATTGTGCCGAATGTTATTTGCGTTATAAAACCGTAAAAGAGCTAATTTTGGCCAATAAAAGATTTATGAAGAAAGGTTTTAAAATAAAACTTTTTGATTGTTATCGACCTTTAGACATTCAAAAAAGAATGTGGGCTATAGTTCCGGATCCTACATATGTTGCAAACCCAAGCAAAGGTTCAATCCATAATAGAGGAGGGGCTGTAGATATCACATTGGTTAATTTTGAAGGTAAAGAATTGGATATGGGAACTTCTTTTGATTTTTTCGGAAAAGAAGCCAGTCATGACTATCGTGGTTTTTCAAAAGAAATTTTAAATAATAGAAATCTGCTGAGAAAGGTTATGGTTAAGGAACATTTTAATTCGTTTGATTCTGAATGGTGGCACTATAATTTGAAAGCTGGTTTAAATGACAGAGTTTCCAATTTTAAATGGGATTGTAATTAG
- a CDS encoding class I SAM-dependent methyltransferase — MNLDILDSKIQEFIDLNIGTSISKLALQKNPFPAVEWISIINQIAAKSKAKDKLPTWFSTKNIIYPSKISVEQTSSEKTALYKSSIVSGDNLIDLTGGFGIDDYYFSKKIKNVAHCEINSELSNIVQHNCKQLNSDNITCYAGDSFETLSSTSIKWDWIYIDPSRRNDSKGKVFMLKDCLPNVPENLNFYFEKSNSILIKTAPILDITAGINELNHIKSIHIVAVDNEVKELLWELNKDYNGTIIIKTVNLLKEKTETFEFILNEINELPSFGLPQQYLYEPNSSIMKSGGFDQVGLFFGLNKLHKHSHLYTSNEQKEFPGRIFEIKNCIAYNKNEMKHYLENQKANITTRNFSDSVESIRKKWKIKDGGDLYCFFTTDENNTKIVLICNKIK; from the coding sequence TTGAACCTAGACATTTTAGACTCTAAAATTCAAGAATTTATTGATTTAAATATTGGGACCTCTATTTCTAAATTGGCTCTTCAAAAAAATCCATTTCCTGCTGTGGAGTGGATTTCCATTATAAATCAAATTGCCGCAAAATCAAAGGCAAAAGACAAATTGCCAACTTGGTTTTCAACTAAAAACATAATTTATCCAAGTAAAATATCCGTTGAACAAACTTCATCCGAAAAGACAGCTTTATATAAAAGCTCAATTGTCTCGGGAGACAATCTTATCGACTTAACGGGTGGATTTGGCATTGATGATTATTACTTTTCGAAAAAAATCAAAAATGTAGCACATTGTGAAATCAATTCAGAATTATCCAACATTGTTCAACACAATTGCAAACAATTAAATAGTGATAACATCACTTGCTATGCAGGAGATAGTTTTGAAACATTATCAAGTACAAGCATCAAATGGGATTGGATTTATATAGATCCTTCCAGAAGAAATGACAGCAAAGGAAAGGTATTCATGCTTAAGGATTGCTTACCCAATGTACCAGAAAATTTAAATTTTTATTTTGAAAAATCAAATTCGATTTTAATAAAAACAGCACCAATATTGGATATTACAGCCGGTATTAATGAATTAAATCATATCAAATCCATTCATATAGTTGCTGTTGATAATGAAGTAAAAGAATTGCTATGGGAATTAAACAAAGACTATAACGGGACTATTATCATTAAAACCGTAAATCTTTTAAAAGAGAAAACAGAAACATTTGAATTTATTTTAAATGAAATTAATGAACTGCCATCCTTTGGTTTACCACAACAATATCTTTACGAACCTAATAGTTCCATCATGAAATCCGGAGGATTTGACCAAGTTGGACTTTTTTTCGGATTGAATAAACTGCATAAACATTCCCATTTGTACACCTCAAATGAACAAAAAGAATTTCCTGGTAGAATTTTTGAAATTAAAAATTGTATTGCTTATAACAAAAATGAAATGAAGCACTATTTAGAAAATCAGAAAGCTAATATTACTACACGAAATTTTTCTGATTCGGTTGAAAGTATTCGAAAAAAATGGAAAATCAAAGATGGTGGAGATTTATATTGTTTTTTTACAACCGATGAAAATAACACTAAAATTGTTTTAATTTGCAACAAAATAAAATAA
- a CDS encoding AI-2E family transporter — protein sequence MITSKIIANGILRAIATLILTTLLLYFLYQIQNVLIYLLVSLILTLIGIPILDFFKKRLKFRHTIASITVLMIYILIIFGFIMMFIPLIISQGQNLSLLNTIEIEKNSLELFKKLNIFLEQHHIDSATIFDAKNYKSILNLNIIPNFLNSVVGTISNFGMGLGSVLFITFFFLKDKSIFLKGAKLLIPDSHEEKILNSVEKINTLLSRYFIGLLIQLFIVFILYTIVLFIFGIPDAFVIAFLCAVLNIIPYIGPLIASILAAILTMLSNLGSDFQSEILPTTIYVLIGFWIVQVIDNNFSQPIIFSKSVSSHPLEIFLVILIAGFLFGIMGMIIAVPLYTIIKVISKEFFPDNKFIQQITKNL from the coding sequence ATGATAACATCCAAAATTATTGCAAATGGGATTTTAAGGGCAATTGCTACTTTAATCTTAACTACTTTACTTCTATATTTTCTGTATCAAATTCAAAACGTACTGATTTATCTATTAGTTTCATTAATACTTACCTTAATTGGAATACCTATTTTAGATTTTTTCAAGAAAAGATTAAAATTCAGACATACAATTGCATCCATTACCGTTTTAATGATTTATATTTTAATCATCTTTGGTTTCATAATGATGTTCATCCCATTGATCATATCACAAGGACAAAATTTATCTCTTTTAAATACAATTGAAATTGAAAAGAATAGTTTAGAACTTTTCAAAAAATTAAACATTTTTTTGGAGCAACATCATATAGACTCCGCAACAATTTTTGATGCAAAAAATTACAAATCAATCCTAAATTTAAATATAATACCTAATTTTTTAAATTCTGTGGTCGGAACAATTAGTAACTTCGGAATGGGTCTTGGTTCCGTTCTCTTCATTACCTTTTTCTTCCTTAAAGACAAATCCATATTCTTAAAAGGAGCCAAACTACTTATTCCAGACTCTCATGAAGAAAAAATTTTGAATTCTGTTGAAAAAATAAATACCCTACTTTCTCGATATTTTATAGGTTTACTAATTCAACTGTTCATCGTTTTCATATTATATACTATTGTATTGTTTATTTTTGGAATCCCGGATGCATTTGTAATTGCTTTTTTATGTGCAGTTTTAAATATCATTCCATACATAGGTCCATTAATTGCTTCCATCTTGGCAGCTATTTTAACAATGTTAAGCAACTTAGGTTCCGACTTTCAATCCGAAATCTTGCCTACGACCATTTATGTATTAATAGGCTTTTGGATTGTACAGGTAATCGATAATAACTTTTCTCAGCCAATCATTTTTTCAAAAAGTGTTAGTTCTCATCCTTTAGAAATATTTCTTGTCATATTGATTGCAGGATTCTTATTTGGAATTATGGGGATGATTATTGCCGTTCCTTTGTACACTATCATAAAAGTAATTAGCAAAGAGTTTTTTCCGGACAATAAATTTATTCAACAAATAACAAAAAACTTATAA